The following proteins are encoded in a genomic region of Galbibacter sp. BG1:
- a CDS encoding replication-associated recombination protein A, whose amino-acid sequence MNEPLAERIRPKNLEQYISQKHLVGDDGSLTAQIKAGNIPSLILWGPPGTGKTTLANIIATESKRPFYTLSAINSGVKDIREVIEKAKQSGGLFTTKNPILFIDEIHRFSKSQQDSLLAAVEKGWITLVGATTENPSFEVIPALLSRCQVYILNAFDKNDLETLLHRALKEDSILSKKQIELKETEALLRLSGGDGRKLLNIFELVINSEAKEDLVITNELVMKKIQKNTVLYDKTGEQHYDIVSALIKSIRGSDPNGAVYWLARMIEGGEDVKFIARRLIISASEDIGIANPTALVIANNTFQAVTTIGYPEARIILSQCAVYLATSAKSNASYEAINKAISTVKQTGDLSVPIHLRNAPTKLMKDLGYGEDYKYSHAYQNNFVEQEFLPKELENTTFYNPGSNQRENALRDFLKRRWKDKYGY is encoded by the coding sequence ATGAATGAACCTTTAGCAGAACGCATACGTCCTAAAAACCTAGAGCAATATATAAGCCAGAAACACCTTGTAGGCGATGATGGCTCTTTAACGGCACAAATAAAAGCGGGAAACATTCCATCTTTAATTTTATGGGGGCCTCCAGGTACGGGGAAAACAACTTTAGCCAACATTATCGCTACGGAAAGTAAACGTCCATTTTATACGTTAAGTGCTATAAATAGTGGCGTTAAGGACATTCGTGAGGTTATTGAAAAAGCCAAGCAAAGCGGCGGCCTCTTCACAACTAAAAATCCGATTTTATTCATAGATGAAATTCATCGATTCAGTAAAAGTCAGCAAGATTCATTGTTAGCCGCCGTGGAAAAGGGATGGATTACCTTAGTGGGTGCCACCACCGAAAATCCGAGTTTTGAAGTCATCCCTGCATTGCTCTCCCGCTGCCAAGTATATATTTTAAATGCTTTTGATAAGAATGACCTTGAAACCCTTTTGCATAGAGCTCTAAAGGAAGATTCAATACTGTCTAAAAAACAAATAGAGCTTAAAGAAACAGAAGCTTTGTTGCGCCTCTCGGGTGGCGACGGACGCAAACTACTGAATATTTTTGAACTGGTTATTAATTCTGAAGCCAAGGAGGATCTCGTAATTACCAATGAATTGGTGATGAAGAAAATTCAGAAAAACACGGTTTTGTACGATAAGACTGGGGAACAACATTACGATATCGTATCTGCATTAATAAAATCAATACGTGGGAGCGACCCGAATGGAGCGGTCTACTGGCTTGCCAGAATGATAGAAGGTGGCGAAGATGTAAAATTTATTGCCCGTAGGTTGATTATTTCCGCTTCTGAAGATATAGGAATTGCCAATCCTACGGCCTTGGTGATTGCCAATAACACTTTTCAAGCGGTTACAACTATTGGTTATCCAGAGGCACGGATAATTTTGAGTCAGTGTGCGGTCTATTTGGCCACCTCAGCGAAGAGCAATGCTTCTTATGAAGCCATTAATAAAGCCATAAGCACCGTAAAACAAACGGGCGATCTTTCGGTACCCATTCATTTAAGAAATGCGCCTACCAAACTAATGAAAGACCTGGGATATGGGGAAGATTATAAATATTCGCACGCGTACCAAAACAATTTTGTGGAACAGGAATTCCTCCCGAAAGAACTCGAAAATACAACTTTCTATAATCCTGGTAGCAACCAAAGGGAAAACGCTCTAAGGGATTTTTTAAAACGCAGGTGGAAAGATAAGTATGGGTATTAG